One Deltaproteobacteria bacterium genomic window carries:
- a CDS encoding VCBS repeat-containing protein, whose amino-acid sequence MDIRVEQMTIRVNVLKLVLIIAVFLMAGCDRGSSDRVPEPEQQTPLRFVDASRGLPSTGLWREGIWFFDMNGDGHMDIVAPPPRKASEKYSGPIAWYGNGKGEWAETRLEVPSDVGFDYGAIVVSDFDGDGIPDIALAMHMMGLRVLKGVGQGKYVDFSGGVPPAGQFLSRALVSADFNNDGAPDIAALSEAQFSMDSPRPKGIWSCYRSDEAWQCGPIEGEDEGGLVFLFGDQIFTGDVNGDGNQDIAAASLAVQNNRIVWLGDGKGGFSPFTEGLPQHVYYLALALGDMDHDGKDDLVASISGIGQEGFLGLKAFLSRPDGFVEVSEGLPDGLFTALGTGDLDGDGALEVVAGTADGGLRVFSWKDGTWHEMEASGLPKNGLQKIYRIYCMDLNKDGLKDIAINYAGKETSGGISVFYNSGTGKKQEGKE is encoded by the coding sequence ATGGATATACGGGTTGAACAGATGACAATACGGGTAAACGTCTTGAAACTGGTTTTGATAATTGCCGTCTTTCTGATGGCCGGATGCGACAGGGGGAGCAGCGACCGGGTTCCTGAACCGGAGCAGCAAACGCCGCTGCGCTTTGTGGACGCGTCCAGGGGACTCCCTTCTACCGGGCTGTGGCGGGAAGGGATCTGGTTCTTTGATATGAACGGCGACGGCCACATGGACATTGTGGCGCCGCCCCCCAGAAAGGCGTCGGAAAAATATAGCGGACCGATTGCATGGTACGGAAACGGGAAGGGTGAATGGGCTGAAACGCGGCTGGAGGTCCCTTCTGATGTCGGGTTCGATTATGGGGCCATTGTTGTCTCGGATTTTGATGGGGATGGGATCCCCGATATTGCCCTCGCCATGCACATGATGGGGCTGAGGGTCCTCAAAGGGGTGGGGCAGGGAAAATATGTCGATTTTTCCGGGGGAGTGCCTCCGGCCGGCCAATTTTTATCGAGGGCCCTGGTTTCTGCTGATTTCAACAACGACGGCGCTCCTGACATCGCCGCCCTTTCCGAGGCCCAGTTTTCCATGGATAGTCCCAGGCCGAAGGGTATCTGGTCCTGCTACCGGTCGGACGAGGCGTGGCAATGCGGCCCCATCGAGGGCGAGGATGAGGGAGGCCTGGTGTTCCTCTTTGGCGATCAGATATTTACAGGGGATGTGAACGGCGACGGGAATCAGGACATCGCTGCTGCGTCTCTTGCCGTGCAAAACAATCGGATCGTCTGGCTGGGCGACGGCAAGGGAGGATTCAGCCCCTTCACCGAAGGCCTGCCCCAGCACGTATACTACCTTGCGCTGGCCCTCGGGGATATGGATCACGATGGAAAGGATGACCTTGTCGCCTCCATTTCCGGGATCGGCCAGGAGGGCTTTTTGGGTCTCAAGGCCTTTTTGAGCAGGCCTGATGGCTTTGTGGAGGTATCCGAGGGGCTGCCTGATGGGCTCTTTACCGCCCTTGGCACAGGTGATCTGGACGGAGACGGGGCCCTTGAGGTGGTTGCGGGAACCGCAGACGGGGGCCTGAGAGTGTTTTCGTGGAAAGACGGGACGTGGCATGAGATGGAGGCCAGCGGTCTTCCGAAAAATGGGCTGCAGAAGATCTACCGTATCTATTGCATGGACCTGAATAAGGACGGGCTGAAAGATATCGCCATCAATTATGCGGGCAAAGAGACCTCCGGCGGGATTTCGGTTTTTTATAACAGTGGCACCGGCAAAAAACAGGAGGGTAAGGAATAA
- a CDS encoding sigma-54 dependent transcriptional regulator, translating to MAHILVVDDEERMRHLLSIMLARKGHRVDQAGDGLEALEMVQSTPFDMIITDIKMPRMNGTELLEKIMKMDLPCPVVFITAFATVESAVEAMRKGAADYITKPFDEDRIFLTVERTFNISRIMAENKDLRQELQRAAGSEEIVYTSTSMRRVMDLALKVSRSDSAVLIHGESGTGKELLASYIHYASPRSKNRFVPVNCAAISSNLIESELFGHEKGSFTGAHRRVMGKFEYASGGTLFLDEIGDLSLEAQAKLLRALQEKKIQRVGGNEEIPVDVRVICATNRDLEGLVETGEFRQDLLFRINVFPITPPPLRDRRDDVPLLARHFLSRLGCRPNVQMTGGAMRVLMEYPWPGNVRELANVVERAVILAGDNPITAQTLSFLSKAQTTGNGEIELPLPAEGVSLDRIVSDLAKKALKASGNNQTAAAGLLGITRAKFRVLLRRVDREA from the coding sequence ATGGCCCATATTCTTGTGGTAGATGATGAAGAGCGGATGCGGCACCTGTTGTCGATCATGCTCGCAAGGAAGGGGCACCGGGTGGACCAGGCCGGGGACGGGTTGGAGGCATTGGAGATGGTTCAGTCCACGCCCTTTGACATGATCATCACCGACATCAAGATGCCCCGGATGAACGGCACGGAGTTGCTCGAAAAGATCATGAAAATGGATCTGCCCTGTCCGGTGGTATTCATTACCGCCTTTGCAACGGTCGAGTCCGCGGTGGAGGCCATGCGGAAGGGGGCTGCCGATTATATCACCAAGCCCTTTGATGAGGATCGCATCTTCCTGACGGTTGAGCGGACGTTCAACATCTCCAGGATCATGGCCGAGAACAAAGACCTGCGACAGGAACTACAGAGGGCTGCCGGGAGCGAGGAGATTGTCTACACGTCCACGTCGATGCGCCGGGTCATGGACCTCGCGCTAAAGGTCTCGAGGAGCGACTCCGCGGTCCTGATTCATGGGGAGTCAGGGACCGGAAAGGAGCTTCTGGCGAGTTACATTCACTATGCGAGCCCCCGCAGCAAGAACCGATTCGTGCCCGTCAACTGCGCCGCCATTTCATCGAATCTGATCGAATCCGAGCTGTTCGGCCATGAAAAGGGGTCGTTTACAGGGGCCCATCGACGGGTGATGGGCAAATTCGAGTATGCCTCGGGGGGCACGCTCTTTTTGGACGAGATCGGGGACCTCTCCCTCGAGGCCCAGGCGAAGCTCTTGAGGGCGCTTCAGGAAAAGAAGATTCAGCGGGTGGGCGGCAATGAGGAGATTCCGGTTGACGTGAGGGTCATCTGCGCCACCAACCGGGACCTGGAGGGGCTTGTGGAAACCGGGGAGTTTCGACAGGACCTCCTCTTTCGAATCAACGTGTTCCCCATAACGCCGCCTCCCTTGAGGGATCGTCGGGATGATGTGCCGCTTCTTGCCCGGCATTTTCTCTCGCGCCTCGGTTGCAGGCCGAACGTCCAGATGACCGGCGGGGCCATGAGGGTATTGATGGAATACCCGTGGCCCGGAAATGTGAGAGAGCTGGCCAACGTGGTGGAGCGGGCCGTCATCCTGGCGGGGGACAACCCGATTACCGCTCAGACCCTCTCGTTTCTCAGCAAGGCGCAGACAACCGGCAATGGGGAGATTGAATTGCCCCTCCCCGCAGAGGGCGTATCGCTCGACAGGATCGTTTCGGATCTTGCAAAAAAGGCCCTCAAGGCGTCAGGCAACAACCAGACGGCCGCGGCGGGTCTGTTGGGGATCACCCGGGCCAAGTTCAGGGTCCTTTTGCGAAGGGTGGATCGTGAAGCATAA
- a CDS encoding HAMP domain-containing histidine kinase, giving the protein MKKIGIHLRLLLSVFALITATTFALGYAGISISRQFIQERFEKRISFLAKYLALNAELGVLIDNKGMLKKLAANLMTEDDVARVIISDKDKRELIALSKDVPGPQFTVEEPVLLSGSESYEEMFDSSSLPGRGTNVIGMVQITYSTVYIEQILTVMGKRFIWFSAGLTCLAGLIFYFISRSMVRPVTQLAQVAREVARGDLALRAQTGGLPETRDLSVAFNSMLDSLKSSRDELESAYQEIIHQNALAEVGKFSLMIAHEVKNPLSIIKSSLDVLKSDADLSKNDTVIYYMEDEIRRLNTMIEDFLAFARPGRPCFRQVDVSGLLRETVERFEIQKTGAGVAIHSRIEPGLGHDRMDPDMFARAVANILKNAFEANGDKGEIWVSAVREDNAVRVEIEDQGSGIDKADIHRIFDPFYTTRSKGTGLGLAYAYQVVSVHKGSVTAQNRDGGGASFRIEIPLPAS; this is encoded by the coding sequence TTGAAGAAAATAGGCATACATCTAAGGCTCTTATTGTCTGTGTTTGCGCTCATCACCGCTACCACGTTTGCCCTCGGCTACGCAGGCATCAGTATCTCCCGCCAGTTTATTCAGGAGCGGTTCGAAAAACGGATCTCCTTTTTGGCAAAGTATCTTGCGCTCAATGCAGAATTGGGCGTGCTAATCGATAACAAGGGGATGCTGAAAAAACTCGCCGCCAACCTGATGACCGAGGACGACGTGGCGAGGGTCATCATTTCAGACAAAGACAAGCGGGAACTCATTGCCTTATCAAAAGATGTTCCAGGCCCGCAATTTACCGTGGAGGAGCCGGTCCTGCTCTCAGGGTCGGAATCGTACGAGGAGATGTTCGACTCATCTTCGCTTCCCGGTCGGGGGACGAACGTTATCGGAATGGTTCAAATTACCTATAGCACCGTCTACATCGAGCAGATCCTGACGGTTATGGGGAAACGGTTCATCTGGTTTTCCGCCGGGTTGACCTGTCTGGCCGGGCTGATTTTCTATTTTATTTCCCGTTCGATGGTACGGCCGGTGACGCAACTTGCCCAGGTGGCGCGGGAGGTGGCCCGTGGGGACTTGGCGTTGCGGGCCCAAACCGGGGGGCTTCCCGAGACAAGGGACCTGTCTGTGGCCTTTAATTCCATGCTCGACTCGCTCAAATCCAGCCGGGATGAGCTCGAAAGCGCCTATCAGGAGATCATTCACCAGAACGCCTTGGCCGAAGTTGGGAAGTTCTCCCTGATGATTGCCCATGAGGTCAAGAATCCGTTGAGCATTATCAAAAGCTCCCTGGACGTCCTCAAGAGCGATGCTGATCTCTCCAAAAACGACACGGTGATCTACTATATGGAAGACGAGATCCGACGGCTCAACACGATGATTGAAGACTTCCTGGCCTTTGCCAGGCCGGGTCGGCCCTGTTTTCGCCAGGTGGACGTGAGCGGCCTGCTCAGGGAGACGGTAGAAAGATTCGAGATACAGAAGACGGGGGCCGGGGTAGCGATACATTCCCGTATCGAACCGGGCCTGGGCCACGATAGGATGGACCCCGACATGTTTGCAAGGGCCGTTGCCAATATCCTGAAAAACGCATTCGAGGCAAATGGCGACAAGGGCGAGATTTGGGTGTCGGCTGTGAGGGAAGACAACGCGGTTCGAGTCGAGATTGAAGACCAGGGGAGCGGGATTGACAAGGCCGATATCCACAGGATCTTCGATCCGTTTTATACCACACGGTCAAAGGGGACCGGTCTGGGACTGGCCTATGCCTACCAGGTGGTCAGCGTTCACAAGGGGTCGGTCACCGCGCAAAACCGGGACGGGGGAGGGGCCTCTTTCCGCATCGAAATCCCCCTCCCTGCATCTTGA
- a CDS encoding TonB-dependent receptor has translation MKHKVAPLLVLTLIALFGWGVPLTAASGEAVSAENDTVLMFVGEDIEVLSIASRREEGAWQAPAVAQVITRKDLWQQGVKTLSQALEMAPGFYMAREEWGSQSYLRGIPNSTLLLYDNLVPMGSDVTKTLQPLDYELSLAPVKRMEIVRGPGSVLWGPDAFAGIVNVVPMTGKDLDGVEAGALYGGPGDHGALYMNMGRDGGEWDGFLSLSGRSIEEDDTLCNIVRFWGDGKAAYPYADRFGEEQPGRSRYLEASGNFSFKDWFTLSGLVSDYKRPYAISGPEESSGSEDLTWPESRSGPFGFIKLEAKRSLGPTSGLRFAGYYNWMNVEYEIIDRTLEQEEKRFYGELIYDRSFFAGKGVLTGGVAYRNTDVKNAPVWESYFPDYVAQEETTFLPLYALEDYDDSLWSAFGQYTHKMGDFDFSLGLRNDDHLQYQDALSYNAGVVWTPRSEWMFKALYGTAYRTPFARQLLKDETPELEEIETLNLQIGWKPFEKGELNVSGFASKIENHLMEDPYAGLSKPNHQKIYGIELSGRFSPLRDLELSANLTLLNNSGPDETYRYVKYWDPDPHYEDLNFPYDTGPKRLFNLTGTWRPHERVTLFARLGYHSSTQLMYPRADTFKDIPGAWTLDMATTVRDIIFPGLDVQISIRNLTNNHYETAGTYSTISGKPFTAEVMLRKRW, from the coding sequence GTGAAGCATAAAGTCGCCCCACTCCTTGTTCTGACGCTCATTGCCCTTTTTGGGTGGGGCGTGCCGCTCACGGCTGCATCGGGTGAGGCGGTTTCAGCGGAGAATGATACGGTTCTCATGTTTGTGGGCGAGGATATCGAAGTGCTTTCCATCGCTTCGAGGCGGGAGGAAGGCGCATGGCAGGCGCCGGCCGTGGCCCAGGTGATCACTCGAAAGGATCTTTGGCAACAGGGGGTAAAAACGCTGAGTCAGGCGTTGGAGATGGCGCCGGGCTTCTACATGGCCCGGGAGGAGTGGGGCTCGCAGTCTTATCTTAGAGGAATTCCCAATTCTACTCTGCTGCTCTATGATAATCTGGTCCCCATGGGGTCGGATGTCACCAAGACCCTGCAACCCCTTGATTATGAGCTTTCACTGGCCCCTGTAAAGCGGATGGAAATCGTCCGGGGTCCCGGGTCGGTCCTCTGGGGGCCGGACGCGTTTGCAGGTATCGTGAACGTCGTTCCGATGACCGGAAAGGATCTGGATGGGGTAGAAGCCGGCGCCCTTTACGGAGGGCCGGGAGATCATGGGGCCCTCTATATGAACATGGGACGGGACGGCGGGGAGTGGGATGGATTTCTCTCTTTGAGCGGCCGGTCCATAGAGGAAGACGATACCCTGTGCAATATCGTGAGATTCTGGGGAGACGGCAAGGCCGCCTATCCCTATGCGGACCGGTTTGGAGAGGAACAGCCCGGGCGGTCCCGTTATTTGGAGGCATCAGGAAATTTTTCCTTTAAGGACTGGTTTACCCTGTCGGGTCTTGTGTCCGATTACAAAAGGCCGTACGCCATCAGCGGCCCTGAGGAGAGCAGCGGATCGGAGGACCTCACCTGGCCCGAGAGCAGGAGCGGGCCGTTCGGGTTTATCAAATTGGAGGCAAAAAGGAGTCTGGGCCCTACTTCGGGCCTGCGCTTTGCCGGTTACTACAACTGGATGAATGTCGAATATGAGATTATAGACCGTACCCTGGAACAGGAGGAGAAGCGCTTTTACGGAGAGCTGATTTATGACCGTTCCTTTTTTGCCGGAAAGGGCGTGCTCACCGGAGGGGTCGCCTACAGGAATACGGATGTAAAAAACGCTCCGGTCTGGGAGAGCTACTTCCCCGATTATGTTGCACAGGAGGAAACCACCTTTTTGCCGCTCTACGCCCTCGAGGATTATGATGACAGCCTCTGGTCCGCATTCGGGCAGTACACACACAAGATGGGAGATTTTGATTTTTCTCTGGGTTTAAGAAACGATGATCATCTCCAGTATCAGGATGCACTCAGCTATAATGCCGGGGTTGTCTGGACGCCCCGGTCGGAATGGATGTTCAAGGCGTTATACGGGACCGCCTATCGGACCCCCTTTGCGAGGCAGCTCTTGAAGGATGAAACACCGGAACTCGAGGAGATAGAGACGTTAAACTTACAGATCGGGTGGAAACCTTTTGAAAAGGGAGAACTGAATGTGAGCGGTTTTGCCAGCAAGATAGAGAACCACCTGATGGAAGACCCTTATGCAGGCCTTTCAAAGCCGAACCATCAGAAGATCTATGGGATTGAGCTGAGCGGCCGTTTTTCTCCCCTCAGAGATCTGGAGCTTTCCGCGAATCTGACCCTTCTAAACAACAGTGGTCCTGATGAAACCTATCGTTACGTCAAGTACTGGGATCCTGATCCCCATTATGAGGATCTGAATTTTCCTTACGACACCGGCCCAAAGCGGCTGTTCAACCTGACGGGAACCTGGAGACCGCACGAAAGGGTGACCCTTTTTGCGCGGCTCGGCTATCATTCATCAACGCAACTGATGTATCCGAGGGCCGATACCTTTAAAGATATTCCCGGGGCCTGGACCTTGGACATGGCGACAACGGTCCGCGATATCATTTTCCCCGGACTGGATGTCCAGATTTCCATCAGAAACCTGACAAACAACCATTACGAGACCGCGGGCACATACAGCACCATATCCGGCAAACCTTTTACCGCGGAGGTGATGCTGAGAAAGCGGTGGTAG